One window of Mucilaginibacter inviolabilis genomic DNA carries:
- a CDS encoding SNF2-related protein, translating into MADNIAAIRIALDFTGQQLSETELETLKNYAGFGGLKAVLFPPGELAEWPRFGASKADLKLYPQVVELHNLLQEKLTNKEYKAAIDALKSSSSTAYYTPDFIPQIIYAAMAECDILPKRLYEPSAGAGVFIGEAIKAFGDIEQIAAVEKDILTGKVLKAICSAYGVPIDVQIKKLEETAAAEKAQSDIVISNIPFGKIAVHDPAYNKSGISTKVHTYFFAKGLDKIKDGGILAYIVTDAFLNNPSNATARKYLFTSADLLSVAVLPANLMKENANVEVGMHLILVQKNDTKETLSETESQLIETVERENTFGRYYLNAWLADKNELVYADEIIEGTNARGKASRLAWQNGEMQDILPLLKKQLIAGFNNNFDRAKWEAISFDKKQGQLSQFTFLPVPELEKKEDKPGMSSGQLGLFDAPVKVDGDNKALAYLDDLDLQFVDGGTARLISTIRTTAKPMHDSIVLLTARAKASNRYTYKLYSNLSEISFPGKWLSGANLGHELDALSAKLKHFGYDYRYEGDTSLEPAFKLLPDKPKAFTDLKPFYTKDTLVIFNGKLGLIGEPYNFEAKFEPLDPQPELAFYEDYLELRDIYMELSGLENEHSIQFPELRKSLNFYYEAFAAKYGELNKNVNRNRIFSDVALGFKIISSLEIKDQDKFVRSDIFYGPLFQQKDMLKTDDPAEALARCLNDTGRVDLSIIGLVTGLTEDGVILQLDKQIILNPQTLKWETSDNYLSGNVVEKLKLAEKLAEAEPENLQFARSLAAIRRVQPEKIPFELLDFNLGERWVPVEYYQRFATDLFKLDTRVDFYNSIDTYKVSYEKKGNTITNEEFSVTPKESNKITGRTLLEYALLNTNPHFTYPVEQYGKVVRVPDTEAIQNAHRKIDNIRSRYLLWLLELPNEDKQRLEKLYNDTYNCYTLREFDGSHLTFPGLDLKALRIPGVYSSQSNAAWRVIQNNGGLIDHEVGLGKTLTMILAAMEMKRLGIVHKPMILALKANVQQITDTFRLAYPKAKLLAPGENDFEPAKRKRIFHEIKNNNWDCIILTHDQFGKIPQSPEIQRQILEIELDNIEQDLLSFQDSGEEITREMLKGLEIRKDNLEARLKGIMDAIEQRKDTGINFSELNIDHLFIDESHKFKNLTFTTRHTKVAGLGNMLGSQKALNMLFAIRTLQERSDADLCATFLSGTPISNSLTEMYLIFKYLRPRELERQKISNFDAWAAVYARKTVDFEFTVTNEIRAKERFRHFIKVPELALFYNQITDYKTAKHINLDKPDIDETLVNIKPTPDQQEFIKRLMQFAKTGDATLIGRRPLTKDEDKGRMLIATNYAKKMAVDMRLVDSEKFGDHPGNKVNVCARNVAEIYHESTPHRGTQIIFSDIGTPKPGEFNVYDALRDKLVTDFNIPISQITFIHNWSTDKQRKELFKKMNAGEIRILIGSTEKAGTGLNVQERIVAMHHLDIPWKPSELEQRDGRGARQGNWLAKKFYNNKVRNFIYAVEQSLDNYKFNLLKNKQIFISQMKNNELAVRTLDEGAMDEQSGMSFSEYIAILSGDTSLLEKTRIEKKVAELEGYKAAHFKEVARSRYLLEDLEKKSRDTQGTLDMVRTDEIAYKQVLKYDADGIKLNLLRLNDTSEADTVAIGQKLIDLYKNWYPKDFNKPDLHLGELYGFDLYIRRKLQTVESEFSSRIDHVTSLYAESRTTGIKYMQNGGAPNIDNPKLAARYFLNAIDRVIGMAERYEKELTGINKQIPEIQELTQRPFEQEYELASLKRELDRLELEISQKIAESEKQDQAEQAIIKEETAVDVEPPVFIQR; encoded by the coding sequence ATGGCAGACAATATCGCGGCCATCCGAATCGCGCTGGACTTCACTGGCCAGCAGCTTTCTGAAACAGAATTGGAAACGTTAAAAAATTACGCCGGATTTGGTGGCCTCAAGGCAGTATTATTTCCACCCGGCGAATTAGCTGAATGGCCACGGTTCGGCGCTTCAAAGGCCGACCTGAAGCTTTATCCCCAGGTTGTGGAGTTACATAACCTGCTTCAGGAAAAATTAACAAACAAGGAGTATAAGGCAGCTATTGATGCCTTAAAAAGTAGTTCCTCAACAGCCTACTATACCCCGGATTTTATCCCGCAGATCATTTATGCAGCGATGGCAGAATGCGATATTTTGCCGAAACGTTTATATGAGCCAAGCGCAGGAGCCGGTGTTTTTATCGGAGAAGCGATAAAAGCCTTCGGTGATATAGAGCAGATAGCGGCTGTTGAGAAAGATATCCTGACAGGTAAGGTGCTCAAAGCGATTTGTTCGGCCTATGGCGTTCCAATAGATGTACAGATCAAAAAGCTGGAGGAAACGGCAGCGGCCGAAAAGGCGCAATCGGATATCGTCATCAGCAATATCCCATTTGGCAAGATTGCAGTACATGACCCCGCCTATAACAAAAGCGGGATCTCCACCAAAGTGCATACCTACTTCTTCGCTAAAGGGCTGGATAAGATCAAAGACGGGGGCATTTTGGCTTATATCGTTACCGATGCTTTCCTGAATAACCCCTCTAATGCCACGGCCAGGAAATACCTGTTTACTTCAGCTGACCTATTATCAGTTGCCGTATTGCCGGCCAACCTCATGAAGGAAAACGCCAACGTGGAAGTAGGTATGCACCTGATCCTGGTACAGAAAAATGATACCAAAGAAACGCTTTCCGAAACGGAAAGCCAGTTGATCGAAACTGTAGAACGTGAAAATACTTTTGGTCGATACTACCTGAATGCCTGGTTAGCCGATAAAAATGAACTGGTATATGCCGATGAAATCATTGAGGGCACCAATGCAAGAGGCAAAGCCTCACGGTTGGCATGGCAGAACGGCGAGATGCAAGATATTCTACCCTTGCTCAAAAAACAGCTGATCGCCGGTTTTAATAATAACTTTGACCGGGCCAAATGGGAAGCAATCTCTTTTGACAAAAAGCAGGGCCAACTCAGCCAGTTTACTTTTTTACCCGTTCCTGAACTGGAAAAAAAAGAAGATAAGCCAGGGATGAGTTCTGGCCAGTTGGGCCTGTTTGATGCTCCCGTAAAAGTTGACGGGGACAACAAGGCACTGGCTTACCTGGACGATCTCGACCTGCAATTTGTTGATGGGGGCACGGCACGGCTGATCAGTACCATTCGTACAACAGCAAAACCGATGCATGACAGCATTGTATTGCTGACTGCCCGGGCAAAGGCGAGTAACCGCTATACCTATAAGTTGTACAGTAACCTTTCGGAGATCTCTTTTCCCGGAAAGTGGCTATCCGGCGCTAATCTCGGACATGAACTGGATGCGCTTTCAGCGAAATTGAAGCATTTCGGGTATGATTACCGGTATGAAGGCGACACCTCATTAGAGCCTGCTTTTAAATTACTACCGGATAAGCCAAAGGCTTTTACTGACCTGAAACCTTTTTATACAAAGGATACGCTGGTCATTTTTAATGGCAAACTTGGCCTGATCGGGGAGCCCTACAATTTTGAGGCGAAATTTGAGCCGCTTGACCCACAACCGGAACTGGCTTTTTACGAGGATTACCTGGAGCTGCGGGATATTTACATGGAGCTTTCAGGTCTTGAGAATGAGCACAGTATCCAGTTCCCGGAATTACGCAAGTCCCTAAACTTTTATTATGAGGCATTTGCAGCCAAATATGGCGAACTCAATAAAAATGTCAACCGTAACCGCATTTTTAGCGATGTTGCTTTAGGCTTTAAGATCATATCCTCCCTTGAAATTAAGGATCAGGACAAATTTGTCCGTTCAGATATATTTTACGGGCCGCTTTTTCAGCAAAAAGATATGCTGAAAACGGATGACCCTGCTGAAGCCCTGGCGCGTTGCTTGAATGATACCGGGAGGGTAGACCTTTCGATTATTGGCCTGGTCACCGGTTTAACAGAAGATGGGGTCATCCTTCAGCTGGATAAGCAGATCATATTAAATCCCCAAACACTCAAGTGGGAAACGAGCGATAATTACCTGTCCGGTAATGTGGTAGAAAAGTTAAAGCTCGCTGAAAAACTGGCTGAAGCCGAACCTGAAAACCTGCAATTTGCACGAAGCCTTGCCGCTATCCGGCGGGTACAGCCCGAGAAAATCCCTTTTGAATTGTTGGACTTTAATCTTGGGGAACGATGGGTGCCCGTTGAATATTACCAGCGTTTTGCCACGGATTTATTTAAGCTGGATACCAGGGTTGATTTTTATAATTCCATAGATACCTATAAGGTAAGTTATGAGAAAAAAGGTAATACTATCACCAATGAAGAATTCTCGGTAACACCCAAAGAAAGCAATAAGATCACCGGGCGTACTTTACTGGAATATGCACTGCTGAATACCAACCCGCATTTCACCTATCCAGTAGAGCAATATGGGAAGGTCGTCCGGGTACCCGATACCGAAGCGATCCAGAATGCACACCGGAAAATTGATAACATCCGGTCACGCTACCTGCTTTGGTTGCTGGAACTGCCAAACGAGGATAAACAGCGCTTAGAAAAGCTATACAACGATACTTACAATTGCTACACCCTTCGGGAGTTTGACGGCAGCCATCTGACTTTTCCAGGCCTTGATCTTAAAGCGCTGCGTATTCCGGGTGTCTATTCCTCGCAAAGTAATGCAGCATGGCGGGTCATTCAAAACAATGGCGGGTTGATTGATCATGAAGTGGGCTTAGGTAAAACGCTGACCATGATCCTGGCCGCTATGGAAATGAAGCGGCTGGGTATTGTTCATAAGCCAATGATTCTGGCCTTAAAAGCCAATGTGCAGCAGATTACTGATACTTTCCGGCTGGCCTATCCTAAAGCGAAACTTTTGGCACCGGGCGAAAATGATTTTGAACCGGCCAAGCGTAAACGGATTTTTCACGAGATAAAGAATAACAATTGGGATTGCATCATTTTAACACATGATCAGTTCGGCAAAATCCCGCAATCACCGGAAATTCAACGTCAGATCCTTGAAATTGAACTGGATAACATTGAACAGGATTTATTGAGTTTTCAGGATTCCGGTGAGGAGATCACCCGTGAAATGTTGAAAGGGTTAGAGATTCGTAAGGATAATCTTGAAGCCAGGCTGAAAGGCATTATGGATGCCATTGAACAGCGAAAAGACACGGGTATTAATTTCAGCGAGCTGAATATAGATCATTTATTTATTGATGAATCCCATAAGTTCAAGAACCTGACTTTCACGACCAGGCATACGAAGGTAGCTGGCCTGGGTAATATGCTGGGCAGCCAGAAAGCGCTCAATATGCTTTTCGCCATCCGGACCTTGCAGGAAAGGAGTGATGCCGACCTTTGCGCCACATTCCTTTCAGGAACACCGATTTCCAATAGCCTGACGGAGATGTACCTTATCTTCAAATATCTTCGGCCTCGGGAACTGGAAAGGCAAAAGATCTCCAATTTTGATGCCTGGGCGGCAGTATATGCACGGAAAACAGTTGACTTTGAATTTACGGTCACTAACGAGATCAGGGCGAAAGAACGTTTTCGTCACTTTATCAAAGTACCTGAACTGGCCCTGTTTTATAACCAGATCACCGATTATAAAACTGCTAAACATATCAATCTGGATAAGCCTGACATTGATGAAACCCTGGTCAATATTAAACCGACACCAGACCAGCAGGAGTTTATCAAACGGTTGATGCAATTTGCCAAAACAGGGGATGCCACGCTGATCGGAAGGCGGCCGCTGACCAAAGATGAGGATAAGGGCCGGATGCTGATTGCTACCAACTACGCCAAAAAAATGGCGGTGGATATGCGTCTGGTCGATTCTGAAAAGTTCGGCGACCACCCCGGTAACAAGGTCAATGTTTGCGCACGGAACGTAGCGGAGATCTACCATGAAAGCACCCCGCATAGGGGCACCCAGATCATTTTCAGCGACATCGGCACGCCTAAACCCGGTGAATTCAATGTCTATGATGCTCTGCGGGATAAACTGGTAACTGATTTCAATATTCCGATAAGCCAGATCACCTTTATTCATAACTGGTCAACGGATAAACAGCGCAAAGAGCTGTTTAAGAAAATGAATGCCGGGGAGATCCGGATTCTCATCGGTAGTACCGAAAAGGCAGGAACAGGTTTAAATGTACAGGAACGGATCGTTGCCATGCACCACCTGGATATTCCCTGGAAACCTTCGGAACTGGAACAGCGTGATGGCCGTGGCGCAAGACAGGGTAACTGGCTCGCCAAAAAGTTTTATAACAACAAGGTCAGGAATTTTATATATGCCGTGGAGCAATCTCTGGATAACTATAAGTTCAACCTGCTGAAGAACAAGCAGATCTTCATCAGCCAGATGAAAAATAATGAGCTGGCTGTACGTACCCTGGATGAAGGTGCAATGGACGAACAAAGTGGCATGAGCTTTTCGGAATACATCGCCATATTATCAGGTGATACCTCTTTATTGGAAAAGACCCGTATTGAAAAGAAGGTTGCAGAATTGGAAGGCTATAAAGCTGCTCACTTTAAAGAAGTTGCCCGCAGCAGGTATTTGCTGGAAGATTTGGAAAAGAAAAGCAGGGATACTCAGGGCACACTGGATATGGTGCGTACCGATGAAATCGCCTACAAACAGGTCTTGAAATATGACGCTGATGGGATCAAGCTTAATCTATTGCGATTGAATGATACGTCTGAGGCTGATACAGTTGCTATCGGTCAGAAATTGATTGATCTATACAAAAACTGGTATCCCAAAGATTTTAACAAACCTGATTTGCATTTGGGCGAGTTGTATGGTTTTGATCTGTATATCAGGCGGAAGTTGCAAACGGTTGAGAGTGAATTTTCCAGCAGGATCGACCATGTTACTTCCCTTTATGCTGAAAGCCGGACTACCGGCATTAAATATATGCAGAATGGGGGAGCACCGAATATTGACAACCCAAAACTCGCTGCCCGGTACTTTTTAAATGCTATCGACCGGGTGATTGGTATGGCTGAACGCTATGAAAAAGAACTGACCGGTATCAATAAACAGATCCCGGAGATACAGGAACTCACACAGCGACCATTTGAACAGGAGTATGAGCTGGCTTCATTAAAGCGTGAACTGGACAGGCTGGAACTGGAGATCAGTCAGAAAATTGCGGAAAGTGAAAAGCAGGACCAGGCGGAGCAAGCGATTATTAAAGAGGAAACAGCCGTCGATGTAGAACCGCCGGTGTTCATACAACGCTGA
- a CDS encoding type IV secretion system DNA-binding domain-containing protein, translating to MEETREQQKLHGFLQCAIYISIGLEAAIFIYHDAPFWGIFFTPLDKISHLIIYSKLVYSKLATLGLICLVSIGTLAKKEKDLDPKKHIVYPLAAGLFLFFGSLIFQGRASHVAFAYTTWYDLLYMVCSFFGALLLSVSMDNISKMIRSGLGKDIWNTEAESFMQPVKRVDTPYSVNIPMLFYYKGKVRNGWINICNVFRGTMVIGTPGSGKSFSIVNPFIRQLIAKEFAVCLYDFKFPDLGHIAYYHYLLAKQNGKLKGYAFHVINLNDIEKSRRINPWRADYIKSLADAAETAEALVEALKKGDRSGGSDQFFTQSAINFLASCVYFMSKYKGGIYSSFPHVLALLNRSYEEIFNALTSEPELRSLLSPFMTAFDAKAFNQLEGQIGTLKIFISRLATKETFWVFSGNDFDLKISDRENPGMLVLANDPNTQNINSACYSIIINRLTKLINTKGNLPSALIVDEVPTLFVHRVENLIATARSNKVAVLMGLQELPQFNQQYGKDTAATITSVVGTVLSGSVRNKETLEWLERLFGKSKQIGEGLSIDRNKTSTSLNEKLEVLIPAGKIASLNSGEMVGVIAADAQEKFTGQFETSAVNCRINLDMEEIRREEKSYKPLPTFYDFGGQMEEKLRQNFNHISREIQEMVLAFKPPALPETAKISLKNDR from the coding sequence ATGGAGGAAACGCGTGAACAGCAAAAGCTTCACGGTTTTTTGCAGTGTGCCATTTACATATCCATAGGCTTGGAAGCCGCCATTTTTATTTATCACGATGCTCCTTTCTGGGGCATTTTTTTTACCCCGCTGGATAAGATCAGTCACCTGATTATTTACTCGAAACTGGTCTATAGTAAGCTGGCTACGTTGGGCCTGATCTGCCTGGTCAGCATTGGTACGCTGGCAAAAAAGGAAAAAGATCTTGACCCTAAAAAGCACATCGTCTATCCCCTTGCAGCCGGTCTGTTTTTGTTCTTTGGCAGCCTCATCTTTCAGGGCCGGGCCTCCCATGTCGCGTTTGCCTACACGACCTGGTATGACCTGCTGTATATGGTTTGCTCTTTTTTCGGGGCGCTCCTCTTAAGTGTGTCGATGGACAACATCTCCAAGATGATCAGGTCTGGTTTAGGCAAGGATATCTGGAATACCGAAGCTGAAAGCTTTATGCAGCCGGTGAAAAGGGTAGACACCCCGTACTCTGTGAACATCCCCATGCTTTTTTACTATAAGGGGAAAGTACGGAACGGATGGATCAATATCTGCAACGTTTTCAGGGGGACGATGGTGATCGGTACCCCTGGCTCCGGGAAGAGTTTCTCGATTGTAAATCCGTTTATCAGGCAATTAATTGCCAAAGAGTTTGCGGTTTGCCTGTACGATTTCAAGTTTCCTGACCTCGGCCATATCGCTTATTATCATTACCTCCTGGCCAAGCAGAATGGCAAGCTGAAAGGCTATGCCTTTCATGTCATTAACCTTAATGATATTGAAAAGAGCCGCAGGATCAACCCCTGGCGAGCAGATTACATCAAATCCCTGGCCGATGCGGCTGAAACGGCCGAGGCATTGGTGGAAGCCTTAAAAAAAGGTGACCGGTCGGGTGGGAGTGACCAGTTTTTTACGCAGTCCGCTATTAATTTTTTAGCATCCTGTGTGTATTTCATGAGTAAATACAAGGGTGGTATCTATTCCAGCTTTCCGCACGTTTTGGCTTTGCTAAACCGCTCTTATGAGGAAATATTCAATGCTTTGACCTCTGAACCAGAACTGCGATCACTGTTATCACCATTCATGACAGCATTCGATGCCAAGGCATTTAACCAGTTGGAGGGACAGATCGGTACGCTGAAGATTTTTATCAGCCGTTTGGCAACCAAAGAAACGTTTTGGGTCTTTTCCGGCAATGACTTCGATCTTAAAATATCGGACAGGGAAAACCCGGGTATGCTTGTACTGGCCAATGACCCTAATACTCAAAATATCAATTCGGCCTGCTATTCGATCATCATCAACCGGCTCACCAAGCTTATTAACACCAAGGGGAACCTGCCCTCTGCATTGATCGTGGATGAGGTACCCACCTTATTCGTTCACCGGGTTGAAAATCTAATTGCAACTGCCCGGTCAAATAAGGTCGCTGTGCTGATGGGATTGCAAGAATTGCCGCAATTCAATCAACAGTACGGCAAGGATACAGCCGCCACAATTACCTCAGTGGTTGGTACCGTGCTATCAGGTTCTGTGCGGAACAAGGAAACATTGGAGTGGCTGGAAAGGCTCTTTGGTAAATCCAAACAAATAGGAGAGGGTTTGTCCATCGACCGTAATAAAACCTCCACTTCTCTGAATGAAAAACTGGAAGTATTGATACCCGCAGGCAAAATCGCTTCGCTCAATTCTGGCGAAATGGTAGGGGTGATCGCTGCCGATGCCCAGGAAAAGTTCACCGGGCAATTTGAAACTTCGGCCGTCAATTGCCGGATAAACCTGGACATGGAGGAGATCCGGCGGGAAGAGAAGAGTTATAAGCCACTACCCACTTTCTATGATTTTGGCGGCCAGATGGAGGAAAAGCTTCGCCAGAATTTTAACCATATCAGCCGGGAAATACAGGAAATGGTACTCGCATTCAAGCCCCCCGCTTTACCGGAAACAGCTAAAATAAGTTTGAAAAATGATAGATGA